The following coding sequences lie in one Candidatus Neptunochlamydia sp. REUL1 genomic window:
- the hemB gene encoding porphobilinogen synthase has protein sequence MSTETILCASDLIVPFFIVEGTKTREPIESMPGIHRLSIDLLTKEAEILHAQGIPAVALFPAVDPLLRDEEGSEGWNPDSLITRAIQVLKKEIPSLCVIADVALDPFTSHGHDGIINNNLVDNDLTLEALVKQAVCYSEAGCDIVAPSDMMDGRVGVIRNALDDQVGILSYTAKYASAFYGPFRKAVGTSLSFGDKKTYQMNPANRREALREALLDEEEGADMLMVKPALPYLDVLIEIRKKTSLPVGAYHVSGEYAMVMAAAEKGYLNAEQTLYESLISIKRAGADFIFTYAAPQVLALLN, from the coding sequence TTGAGCACTGAAACGATCCTGTGTGCTTCAGACCTAATTGTTCCATTCTTCATAGTTGAAGGAACGAAAACTAGGGAACCTATTGAATCAATGCCAGGGATCCACCGTCTTTCAATAGACCTCCTAACAAAGGAGGCGGAGATTCTACATGCCCAGGGAATCCCAGCAGTTGCCCTATTCCCGGCAGTTGATCCCTTGTTAAGGGATGAAGAAGGAAGCGAAGGATGGAATCCAGACTCTTTAATCACCCGAGCGATTCAAGTCCTTAAGAAAGAGATTCCTAGCTTGTGTGTAATCGCAGATGTGGCTCTTGATCCCTTTACATCTCATGGGCATGATGGAATTATTAACAACAATCTAGTTGATAATGACTTAACCTTGGAAGCTCTAGTTAAACAAGCAGTCTGTTATTCAGAAGCAGGGTGCGATATCGTGGCGCCAAGTGATATGATGGATGGTCGCGTTGGAGTCATTCGAAACGCTCTAGATGATCAAGTAGGAATTCTCTCATACACAGCTAAGTATGCTTCAGCATTTTATGGCCCCTTTCGCAAGGCGGTCGGAACAAGTTTATCTTTTGGAGACAAAAAAACCTACCAGATGAACCCAGCAAATCGGCGTGAGGCCCTGCGAGAAGCTCTTCTAGACGAAGAGGAAGGCGCAGACATGCTAATGGTTAAACCTGCGCTTCCCTACCTCGATGTTTTAATCGAGATCAGGAAAAAAACCTCTCTCCCTGTTGGAGCTTATCATGTTAGTGGAGAATATGCGATGGTGATGGCAGCGGCTGAAAAAGGATACCTCAATGCAGAGCAAACTCTCTATGAGTCGCTTATCTCAATAAAACGCGCAGGCGCTGACTTTATTTTCACCTACGCAGCACCTCAGGTCCTCGCTTTACTAAATTAA
- the lhgO gene encoding L-2-hydroxyglutarate oxidase, translating to MKIVIIGGGIVGLATAHALIEKFPNFKITLLEKEPTLAAHQTGNNSGVVHSGIYYKPGSLKAKNCVDGKKKLLEFCNKHDVPYEQCKKVLIATQEKEVPTLKELKRRGDANGVKVEEISSEELKEIEPHAVGLRALLVPECQIIDYKQVTMSLAKDFEKKGGAIRTSERVEHLHFSFPRWIIETSQKTERCDFVINCAGLYSDRIARIALPHRKISCQILPFRGEYYMLKKDSLVKGLIYPVPNPKLPFLGVHLTRMIDGRVEAGPNAVLATAREGYTKSNFVMHEFAETMSYPGFWKLSMKYWKTGMYEMYRSMSKKAFTKSLQRLVPEIQAEDLMDGGSGVRAQAVRPDGKLVDDFLILQDEHSLHVLNAPSPAATSSLSIGQTIVGMLDFKEWSHRQVTALQKGPAETERPLQSVP from the coding sequence ATGAAGATCGTAATTATAGGTGGTGGAATTGTCGGACTCGCAACAGCTCATGCCCTAATAGAAAAGTTTCCGAATTTCAAAATAACACTTTTAGAAAAAGAACCAACGCTAGCTGCTCATCAAACCGGAAACAATAGTGGAGTGGTCCACTCCGGGATCTACTACAAACCGGGGTCACTGAAAGCAAAGAACTGCGTGGACGGGAAGAAGAAACTTCTAGAGTTTTGCAATAAACATGACGTTCCCTATGAGCAGTGCAAAAAAGTTTTGATTGCAACGCAGGAAAAGGAAGTTCCGACACTTAAAGAACTCAAACGACGGGGAGACGCCAACGGTGTCAAGGTCGAAGAAATCTCATCTGAGGAACTTAAAGAGATTGAACCCCACGCCGTAGGCCTTAGGGCGCTCCTTGTTCCAGAATGTCAAATTATCGATTATAAACAGGTTACTATGTCTCTTGCAAAAGACTTTGAAAAAAAAGGTGGGGCCATCCGAACAAGTGAACGGGTAGAGCACCTCCACTTTTCTTTTCCCCGTTGGATTATCGAAACAAGTCAAAAAACTGAAAGGTGCGATTTTGTGATTAACTGCGCAGGGCTTTATTCTGATAGAATTGCCAGAATAGCTCTCCCTCATAGAAAGATCTCTTGTCAAATTCTCCCCTTCCGAGGAGAGTACTATATGCTAAAAAAGGATTCCCTGGTCAAGGGCTTGATCTATCCAGTTCCAAATCCTAAACTTCCTTTTTTGGGGGTCCACCTCACGCGTATGATTGATGGAAGGGTGGAGGCTGGACCTAATGCTGTTCTTGCAACAGCTCGAGAAGGATATACAAAGTCAAATTTTGTAATGCATGAATTTGCAGAAACAATGTCATATCCTGGTTTTTGGAAGCTCAGCATGAAATATTGGAAAACAGGAATGTATGAAATGTATCGCTCAATGAGCAAAAAAGCATTCACAAAAAGTCTACAGAGGCTTGTTCCTGAAATTCAAGCAGAGGATCTAATGGATGGTGGGAGCGGTGTTCGTGCACAAGCTGTTCGTCCTGATGGAAAGTTGGTTGATGATTTTCTCATCTTGCAAGATGAGCATTCACTGCATGTTCTTAATGCACCTTCTCCTGCTGCAACATCCTCGCTTTCTATTGGCCAAACTATTGTTGGAATGCTAGACTTCAAAGAATGGTCACACAGACAAGTTACAGCATTGCAAAAAGGCCCCGCAGAAACAGAGCGTCCGCTGCAATCCGTGCCTTGA
- a CDS encoding FAD-dependent thymidylate synthase — protein MLNDYEEFSESQLKIIKRYVTSTSSHIFCLRNLPEVIKGALFSRYSRSSLGLRSLLLKEFILNEETEFSTISGQREAEVDSELEDQSIAIKKAQNFYDRILDGYGDDSIGELGGAHLAIENVSMIAAKIIEDSRLGGSPLEKSTRYIYFDQKYEGEYLFYREPILMTSAYRNCFVDMCNHLFETYGKLIPPLTAQMEKEFPKEHDVSKVAYTAALRAKVLDCLRGLLPASALTNMGVYGNGRFFETLIQKLNCHNLTELQEVARTSHQELSKVIPSFIRRADLSHKHQNTYAEFHEKMNDEIAMMRDQYTGSIQPLDQPMVRLVNFDQESPIKVAAALLFNQSDCGLMELQEMCKKLSKEDLSRIFDAASAFRQNRRHKSPRALEHAEFTFEIVADYGIYRDLQRHRTLTQERQLLTCNHGYYVPKEILGTEMEKDYREAMERAKEVYDEISGELPEEAQYAVPMAYNIHWYFHINLRALQWMCELRSSPAGHPMYRYVAQEMAKQVSHTFPEYERFFKFVDYDGYELGRLGHEIRTVEKMKST, from the coding sequence ATGTTGAATGATTATGAAGAATTTAGTGAATCACAGCTAAAAATCATCAAGAGATATGTGACGAGTACATCCAGTCATATCTTCTGTCTCCGTAACCTTCCAGAGGTTATTAAAGGCGCTCTTTTTTCTCGCTACTCAAGATCGAGTCTAGGTTTACGTTCTCTTCTTTTAAAAGAATTTATTTTGAACGAAGAGACGGAGTTTTCGACTATTTCTGGTCAGAGAGAGGCTGAAGTTGACAGCGAGCTTGAAGATCAGAGCATAGCAATTAAGAAAGCGCAAAACTTTTACGACCGTATCCTTGATGGATATGGAGATGACTCTATTGGAGAACTTGGAGGAGCGCATCTTGCCATTGAAAATGTTTCGATGATTGCTGCAAAAATTATTGAAGACTCTCGACTTGGGGGATCTCCTCTGGAAAAATCGACACGTTACATCTATTTTGATCAGAAATACGAAGGGGAGTATCTATTTTATAGAGAACCTATTTTGATGACTTCAGCCTACCGTAATTGCTTTGTCGATATGTGTAACCATCTCTTTGAAACTTATGGCAAGCTAATCCCTCCGTTAACAGCGCAGATGGAAAAAGAATTTCCTAAAGAGCACGATGTTTCCAAAGTGGCTTATACTGCAGCCTTAAGAGCTAAAGTGCTTGATTGTTTGAGAGGACTTCTTCCTGCGAGTGCTCTGACAAATATGGGTGTTTATGGGAATGGGCGTTTCTTCGAAACACTCATTCAAAAGCTCAACTGTCACAACTTAACCGAACTTCAGGAAGTTGCCAGAACCTCTCATCAAGAACTCTCAAAGGTAATCCCTTCTTTTATCCGACGGGCTGATCTGAGCCACAAGCACCAAAATACATACGCTGAATTTCATGAAAAGATGAATGACGAAATTGCCATGATGCGCGACCAGTATACTGGTTCGATCCAGCCCTTAGACCAGCCGATGGTTCGTCTTGTAAACTTTGATCAGGAGAGTCCTATTAAAGTTGCGGCTGCCTTGCTATTTAATCAGTCTGATTGTGGTTTGATGGAGCTTCAGGAGATGTGCAAGAAGCTTTCAAAAGAGGATCTCTCTCGAATTTTTGATGCCGCTTCTGCTTTTAGACAAAACCGTCGTCATAAATCCCCCAGGGCTTTAGAGCATGCAGAGTTTACTTTCGAAATTGTTGCTGATTATGGAATCTATCGCGATCTTCAGCGGCATCGTACGCTTACTCAAGAACGACAACTTCTTACCTGCAACCATGGCTATTATGTTCCTAAAGAAATCCTCGGTACTGAAATGGAAAAAGACTACCGAGAAGCAATGGAAAGGGCAAAAGAAGTTTATGATGAGATTTCTGGGGAACTTCCTGAAGAAGCGCAATACGCAGTTCCGATGGCTTATAATATCCATTGGTATTTTCATATTAACCTGCGCGCTTTGCAGTGGATGTGTGAACTCAGATCCTCTCCTGCGGGACATCCCATGTATCGCTATGTTGCTCAGGAAATGGCAAAGCAAGTTTCTCACACCTTTCCAGAATACGAACGCTTTTTTAAATTTGTTGACTACGACGGATACGAACTGGGCCGCTTAGGTCATGAGATTCGCACTGTAGAAAAAATGAAGTCGACATAA
- a CDS encoding amino acid permease produces MGKQKGSIFGGTLLITGSCIGAGMLGLPILTGIPGFLPSFLMFFIAWAFMLTTALLMVEIIGWFKKPVNLISMVEKTLGPMGKFLCWFLYLFLFYALLVAYISASGNHFSLFMSNTLKLSLPNWAGSLFFVIIFGWIVYLGTKPVDHVNRYLMIGKVLSFVLLVFLGVQFIVPRFLLHWEPKYALYTFPILIISFGFHNMIPVLMKYMDMDRKRVRKSIYAGSLFTFVIYLIWEVVALGILPFNEVLHSFKIDVDAAQAIRTYLGSHLIGYIAQSLAFFAILTSFLAQALSLTNFLSDGFKIKHKEHENIGMCLLALIPPLLFSLVFPDLFFKALNFAGGICAVVLFGIFPALMAWIGRYQQKHLLKDRVPGGRSLLIVILLIAVLIFFYQFTNMLNFHLFPKP; encoded by the coding sequence ATGGGGAAACAGAAAGGCAGCATCTTTGGAGGGACTCTTCTGATCACCGGTAGTTGTATCGGTGCAGGGATGCTTGGTCTACCAATTCTTACTGGAATTCCGGGTTTTCTTCCTTCATTTCTTATGTTCTTTATTGCCTGGGCTTTTATGCTTACAACGGCGCTTCTCATGGTTGAGATTATAGGATGGTTTAAAAAACCGGTTAATCTCATCTCTATGGTTGAAAAAACCTTAGGGCCTATGGGGAAATTTCTATGCTGGTTTCTCTACCTGTTTTTGTTTTATGCGCTTCTTGTGGCTTACATCTCAGCTAGCGGAAATCACTTTTCACTCTTTATGAGTAATACCCTTAAGCTATCACTTCCTAATTGGGCCGGATCCCTCTTCTTTGTCATTATTTTTGGGTGGATCGTCTATCTTGGAACTAAACCGGTTGACCATGTCAATCGCTATCTCATGATTGGGAAGGTTTTATCCTTTGTTCTCCTTGTGTTTCTTGGAGTTCAATTCATTGTTCCTCGATTCCTTCTCCACTGGGAACCAAAGTATGCTCTTTATACCTTCCCCATTCTCATTATCTCCTTTGGGTTCCACAATATGATTCCTGTTCTTATGAAATATATGGATATGGATCGGAAAAGAGTGCGCAAATCAATCTATGCAGGGTCTCTCTTTACCTTTGTCATTTACCTCATCTGGGAAGTTGTTGCTCTTGGTATTCTTCCATTTAATGAAGTGCTCCATAGCTTTAAGATAGATGTTGATGCTGCTCAAGCCATACGTACTTACCTAGGATCCCATCTCATTGGTTATATCGCACAAAGTTTGGCGTTTTTTGCGATCCTTACCTCATTCCTTGCGCAAGCGCTTAGCCTTACCAACTTTCTCAGTGATGGTTTCAAAATCAAACATAAGGAACACGAAAATATTGGAATGTGCCTTCTTGCACTCATTCCACCCCTCCTGTTCTCTCTTGTTTTCCCAGACCTTTTTTTCAAAGCCCTCAATTTTGCTGGTGGGATCTGTGCTGTAGTTCTTTTTGGAATTTTCCCCGCTCTAATGGCCTGGATCGGTCGCTATCAACAAAAGCATCTCCTGAAAGACCGTGTTCCGGGTGGACGCTCTCTACTTATCGTGATCCTCCTCATTGCCGTTCTTATCTTCTTTTACCAGTTCACTAATATGCTCAACTTCCACCTCTTCCCTAAACCCTAG
- a CDS encoding amino acid permease, protein MKINHYVGGVLLVAGTTIGAGMLALPVMSSFVGFMPSIAIFLLCWGVMLATAFFFLDANFAVEGEPNLISMVHKTLGGWGKGLSWIVYLLLLYSLTAAYISASSPLFVSAVQYVTGYTMPHWLGPFCLPLIFGFFVYLGTLGVDMINRILMLGLCVSYLLLVGFLPEHIDGALLTRVDWDPTLMIFPVVITSFGYHIIIPSLTTYMNHDKKKLRWILVVGSLLPLVIYLLWQVLILGIVPLSGENGLVHAWQHGASATQPLTQIVTNPWIKLGAHFFSFFAIVTSFLGVTLSLSDFLTDGFKIKKSWEGRLMACLLTFIPPLIFVLTYQRGFFVALEYAGAFVAILLIFLPAMMAWKLKKPRFYSTVWGRTLLVFIIFFAFFIVVVDVLAQLGIFKHLISKYLGHV, encoded by the coding sequence ATGAAAATCAATCACTATGTAGGCGGGGTTTTACTTGTAGCAGGGACGACGATTGGTGCGGGCATGCTTGCCCTTCCTGTTATGAGCTCTTTTGTTGGTTTTATGCCCTCAATTGCTATATTTCTTCTTTGTTGGGGAGTCATGCTTGCAACGGCGTTCTTTTTTCTCGATGCGAACTTTGCTGTAGAAGGGGAGCCTAACCTGATTTCTATGGTTCATAAGACCTTAGGTGGATGGGGGAAAGGCCTTAGTTGGATCGTTTATCTACTCTTGCTCTATTCACTCACTGCGGCCTATATTTCGGCGAGTAGTCCCTTGTTTGTTTCGGCAGTTCAGTATGTGACAGGATATACAATGCCGCATTGGCTCGGTCCGTTTTGTCTTCCATTGATTTTTGGTTTTTTTGTTTACTTAGGCACGCTGGGTGTCGATATGATCAATCGGATATTAATGTTGGGGCTTTGTGTGTCGTATCTGTTGCTTGTAGGTTTTTTACCAGAGCATATCGATGGCGCTCTACTTACCCGTGTTGATTGGGACCCTACACTCATGATTTTCCCTGTTGTGATTACCTCCTTTGGGTACCATATTATCATACCAAGTTTAACAACTTATATGAATCACGATAAGAAAAAATTGCGGTGGATCCTTGTTGTGGGAAGCCTGCTTCCTCTTGTGATTTACTTACTATGGCAAGTACTTATTTTAGGAATTGTTCCTTTGAGTGGTGAAAATGGACTCGTCCATGCATGGCAACACGGCGCTTCTGCAACGCAGCCACTAACTCAAATCGTTACAAATCCTTGGATCAAGTTGGGGGCGCACTTTTTCTCTTTCTTTGCAATTGTCACATCATTTTTAGGGGTGACATTGAGTCTATCCGACTTTTTAACCGATGGTTTTAAAATTAAGAAGAGCTGGGAAGGCCGGTTAATGGCATGCCTTTTGACGTTTATTCCTCCTTTAATTTTTGTCCTCACTTATCAAAGAGGGTTCTTTGTTGCTTTAGAATATGCTGGTGCGTTTGTTGCCATCCTCCTAATTTTTCTTCCTGCAATGATGGCATGGAAGCTGAAAAAACCACGGTTTTATTCAACAGTTTGGGGACGCACTCTCCTTGTATTTATCATTTTCTTTGCATTCTTTATCGTGGTAGTTGATGTGCTGGCACAGCTGGGCATCTTTAAGCATTTAATTTCTAAATACCTTGGCCATGTTTAA
- the uvrB gene encoding excinuclease ABC subunit UvrB: protein MAMFKLVSNFDPQGDQPEAIERLTEGINLGKRSQVLLGITGSGKTFTMANVIENVQKPTLILAHNKTLAAQLYQEFNALFPNNAVEYFVSYYDYYQPEAYVPRTDTYIEKDLSINDRIEKLRLRATCSLLEREDVIIVSSVSCIYGLGMPEYFREMKLALNVGESYRRDDVLLHLIELQYSRNDYELSRSHFRVRGDILEIVPAYEDDVGYRIEFFGDEIERISEIDPLTGKVKARVKGLSIYPGSHHVTPEEARLSAMVTIKKELRERSDHFRRENLLVEQQRIEQRTKYDLEMIKEIGYCKGVENYSRHFGARNPGEPPACLLDYFPSNYLVFVDESHQTLPQIHAMHNGDRARKQSLVDFGFRLPSAYDNRPLKFEEFYNHIHQVVYVSATPGPWEVNEAKGDVVQQIIRPTGLLDPVIEVRPATNQVDDCLDEIRVETSKGGRVLVTTLTKKLSEDLSKYLQEIGVKAKYLHSDIATLERVEIIKDLRKGVFDVLVGINLLREGLDIPEVTLVAILDADKEGFLRSETALTQTCGRAARNNEGRVIMYADKETKSIKNTIQVTTDRRKIQTEYNRKHGITPKTVCKDFSEDLAEAFHEYKAAEGKEKEAAISVSPKEILERMRECEKEMKLAAKELRFEDASRFRDLMKYYQDLQLLEDSPL, encoded by the coding sequence TTGGCCATGTTTAAATTAGTCTCCAATTTTGATCCTCAGGGGGATCAACCTGAAGCAATTGAAAGGCTTACCGAGGGGATTAATCTTGGCAAGAGGTCTCAGGTTTTGCTCGGAATTACAGGGTCTGGGAAAACCTTTACCATGGCAAATGTCATAGAGAATGTGCAAAAACCGACGCTCATTTTGGCACATAATAAAACACTTGCAGCGCAACTTTATCAAGAATTTAATGCGCTGTTTCCAAACAATGCTGTGGAATATTTTGTCTCTTATTATGACTATTACCAACCTGAGGCATATGTTCCAAGAACAGATACTTATATTGAAAAAGATTTATCGATTAACGACCGAATAGAAAAGCTGCGGCTACGGGCAACGTGTTCTTTGCTTGAAAGAGAAGATGTCATCATTGTCTCCTCGGTGTCATGTATCTATGGACTTGGAATGCCTGAGTACTTTCGTGAAATGAAGTTAGCATTGAATGTGGGAGAAAGTTATCGCCGTGATGATGTCCTGTTGCACCTTATTGAGTTGCAGTATTCGCGGAATGATTATGAGCTCTCTCGATCTCACTTTCGAGTGAGAGGTGATATTCTGGAAATTGTTCCTGCCTATGAAGATGATGTAGGGTATCGCATTGAGTTTTTTGGAGATGAGATTGAGAGAATTAGTGAAATTGATCCACTAACAGGGAAAGTTAAGGCCCGGGTAAAAGGACTTTCAATCTATCCAGGTTCTCACCATGTCACTCCTGAAGAAGCACGATTAAGCGCAATGGTCACAATTAAAAAAGAGCTGAGAGAAAGAAGTGATCATTTCCGCCGAGAAAATCTACTTGTTGAACAGCAGCGTATTGAGCAGCGGACGAAATATGACCTCGAAATGATTAAGGAAATTGGGTATTGCAAAGGAGTTGAGAATTATTCTCGCCATTTTGGGGCAAGAAACCCTGGAGAGCCTCCCGCATGTCTTTTGGATTATTTTCCTAGCAACTACTTGGTTTTTGTCGACGAATCTCACCAAACCCTCCCACAAATCCATGCAATGCACAATGGGGATCGAGCAAGAAAGCAATCTTTAGTGGATTTTGGGTTCCGGCTGCCTTCAGCTTATGACAACCGCCCGTTGAAATTTGAAGAATTTTATAATCACATTCACCAAGTTGTGTATGTATCGGCAACTCCGGGACCTTGGGAGGTAAACGAAGCTAAAGGGGACGTAGTTCAGCAAATTATTCGCCCAACAGGACTTCTTGATCCTGTGATTGAAGTAAGGCCCGCAACAAACCAGGTTGATGACTGTCTTGATGAGATCCGTGTTGAAACAAGCAAAGGGGGACGAGTTCTTGTCACAACGCTTACAAAAAAACTTTCGGAAGATCTTTCTAAATATTTGCAAGAGATTGGAGTGAAGGCAAAATATTTGCATTCTGATATCGCTACTTTAGAACGGGTAGAAATCATTAAAGATCTGAGAAAGGGAGTATTTGATGTGCTTGTGGGGATTAACTTGCTTAGAGAAGGATTAGATATTCCCGAAGTGACATTGGTTGCGATACTAGATGCTGACAAGGAAGGGTTTCTGCGGAGTGAAACGGCGCTTACCCAGACCTGTGGGCGAGCAGCCCGCAACAATGAGGGGCGGGTTATCATGTATGCGGATAAGGAAACCAAGTCTATCAAGAATACGATTCAGGTGACTACAGATCGTCGGAAGATTCAAACTGAGTATAATCGTAAACATGGGATCACCCCAAAAACGGTATGCAAAGATTTTTCAGAAGATTTGGCGGAAGCATTTCATGAATATAAAGCAGCGGAAGGAAAAGAAAAAGAAGCTGCTATCTCTGTATCTCCGAAAGAAATCCTTGAGCGAATGAGAGAGTGCGAAAAGGAAATGAAGCTTGCTGCAAAAGAGCTCCGTTTTGAAGACGCATCTCGCTTCCGCGATCTTATGAAATACTATCAAGATCTTCAGCTGTTAGAGGACTCCCCTCTTTAA
- a CDS encoding glycosyltransferase family 2 protein has product MALSVVLPNFNHSHHLAAALEAIFSQSLLPNEVLIIDDASTDESVPLIKAWQQKYPQIKLIQNETNQGPVPTINRGIQQAQSELLAFCSADDFILPGFFEKATSFLKSHPEVGMCTGKTCHFEDHTPHFLVPDRMPLGNSPQIFTKETLPKVFKKTTFFIHSNCAIYRRKHIVAFGGLNPELKSFSDWYLNCLVALHYGVGYIPSLFGAFRLSEKSYANILKSSEHQEGMFHALMRDIKDRDLENLFKSTGLLSHGGVRLVLFLAKHKEYRPFFPRAFFKKCHFHLNKLLKEGSPLTAEDLDSIS; this is encoded by the coding sequence ATGGCGCTCTCTGTTGTCCTTCCCAACTTCAACCATAGTCACCATTTGGCGGCAGCGCTTGAAGCTATTTTCTCTCAGTCACTCCTTCCAAATGAAGTCCTTATCATTGACGATGCCTCGACTGATGAAAGTGTTCCTTTGATCAAAGCATGGCAACAAAAATACCCTCAAATTAAACTCATTCAAAATGAAACAAACCAAGGCCCTGTCCCCACCATTAACCGAGGCATCCAACAAGCGCAATCTGAACTACTTGCTTTTTGTTCTGCCGATGACTTCATTCTTCCTGGATTCTTTGAAAAAGCTACATCTTTTCTTAAAAGCCACCCCGAAGTAGGGATGTGCACAGGTAAAACCTGTCATTTTGAAGACCATACTCCTCATTTTCTTGTTCCTGATCGAATGCCTCTAGGGAACTCTCCCCAGATTTTTACAAAAGAAACTCTCCCTAAAGTCTTTAAAAAAACCACGTTTTTTATCCATTCAAACTGCGCTATCTATCGCAGGAAACACATTGTTGCATTTGGAGGATTGAACCCCGAACTCAAAAGTTTTAGTGACTGGTACCTTAACTGTCTTGTAGCATTGCACTACGGTGTTGGCTACATCCCCTCTCTTTTTGGAGCCTTCCGCCTTTCAGAGAAATCGTACGCAAACATTCTAAAGTCATCTGAGCATCAGGAGGGAATGTTTCATGCTCTTATGAGAGATATTAAGGATAGAGACCTAGAAAACCTTTTCAAATCAACAGGGCTCCTTTCCCATGGAGGAGTCCGTCTCGTCCTCTTCCTTGCAAAACACAAAGAGTACCGCCCTTTTTTCCCTCGTGCCTTTTTCAAAAAGTGTCACTTTCATTTGAATAAGCTGCTTAAAGAGGGGAGTCCTCTAACAGCTGAAGATCTTGATAGTATTTCATAA
- a CDS encoding zinc-binding dehydrogenase, with protein MKSHAAILIECGAPLELMELEIPKLQEGQVLVQMKYSGICRTQLNEIKGLKGPDRFLPHTLGHEGSGIVVDTGPGVTKVKIDDSVILTWIKGEGIDAKGAIYQCGNLKVNSGPISTFLEYAVIAENRLIPIPSDVPLKEASLFGCAIPTGAGIIYNELTLTLDSTIALFGLGGIGLSALVAATAKKAKKIIAIDLEPAKLTLAKEFGATHTLLYNPDDLLSSLDSITDGKGIDFAVEAVGKKEVMELAFKAVKDQTGLCVLAGNVPKDTKIECDPFDFIKGKKLIGTWGGKVKPDQDIPFFLRSFYPGNNQLNRLISHESPLSEINALVSLLDSGQAARTLVTFN; from the coding sequence ATGAAGTCCCATGCTGCCATTTTAATAGAGTGTGGTGCTCCTCTTGAATTGATGGAACTTGAAATTCCGAAGCTTCAAGAAGGTCAGGTTCTTGTCCAAATGAAATACAGCGGAATTTGCCGTACACAGCTCAATGAAATCAAAGGACTCAAGGGTCCCGACAGATTTTTACCTCACACACTCGGACACGAAGGGTCAGGGATCGTCGTTGATACTGGACCTGGTGTTACGAAAGTAAAAATAGATGACTCAGTGATTCTGACCTGGATTAAGGGAGAGGGAATTGATGCTAAAGGAGCTATCTACCAATGTGGCAACTTAAAAGTGAATTCCGGGCCTATCAGTACTTTTCTAGAGTACGCAGTCATTGCCGAGAATCGCCTTATTCCCATCCCTTCAGATGTCCCCCTGAAAGAAGCTTCTTTATTTGGATGTGCAATTCCCACAGGAGCAGGGATTATTTACAATGAACTCACCCTTACCCTGGACTCAACAATTGCTCTTTTCGGACTTGGTGGAATCGGTCTCAGTGCTCTTGTTGCAGCAACTGCCAAAAAAGCTAAAAAGATTATCGCGATCGACCTGGAACCTGCAAAGCTCACTCTGGCAAAAGAATTTGGAGCAACTCATACTCTGCTTTACAACCCGGATGATCTTCTTTCTTCACTTGACTCAATCACCGATGGAAAAGGAATCGATTTTGCTGTTGAGGCTGTGGGTAAAAAAGAAGTCATGGAACTTGCTTTTAAGGCAGTAAAAGACCAAACAGGCCTCTGTGTTCTTGCAGGAAATGTTCCCAAAGACACCAAGATTGAATGTGACCCTTTTGATTTTATTAAGGGTAAAAAACTTATTGGGACTTGGGGCGGAAAAGTTAAGCCTGATCAAGACATCCCTTTTTTCCTGCGGTCGTTCTATCCTGGAAATAACCAGCTTAACCGTCTAATTTCTCACGAGTCCCCCTTGAGTGAAATCAATGCCCTTGTCTCCCTATTAGATAGTGGCCAAGCTGCACGAACCCTCGTCACCTTCAACTAA